The following proteins come from a genomic window of Bacillus sp. Marseille-P3661:
- a CDS encoding methionine ABC transporter permease, translating to MHMSSLIELLPELNVAFFETLLMVGIALLVAILVGMPLGIILFVTDRGLFLENKWIKTFVGILINLIRSVPFIILLVFLLPFTQFLLGTTIGPLAASVSLSVAAIPFYARIVESSAREIDKGVIEAAVAVGASPWMIIRHIILPEAKPGFITGLTITAISLIGYSAMAGTIGGGGIGDLAIRYGYYRYDDTVMFTTVILLIVLVQFIQYFGDFIAKKVNKR from the coding sequence TTGCATATGAGTAGCTTGATCGAACTATTACCTGAATTAAATGTTGCGTTTTTTGAAACGCTTTTAATGGTTGGGATTGCATTGTTGGTAGCCATTCTAGTGGGCATGCCATTAGGTATTATTCTATTTGTAACAGATCGCGGTTTGTTTTTAGAAAATAAATGGATCAAAACCTTTGTAGGAATTCTCATTAACTTAATACGTTCTGTTCCGTTTATTATTTTGCTAGTATTTTTATTACCTTTTACACAGTTTTTATTAGGAACGACAATTGGACCATTGGCTGCATCTGTTTCTTTATCGGTCGCGGCAATTCCTTTTTATGCGAGAATTGTAGAGTCATCTGCTAGGGAAATAGATAAAGGGGTTATTGAAGCAGCTGTGGCAGTTGGCGCATCACCTTGGATGATTATACGCCACATTATATTACCAGAAGCGAAACCGGGCTTTATTACAGGTTTAACGATTACTGCGATTAGTTTAATAGGATACTCTGCGATGGCAGGAACAATTGGCGGGGGCGGTATCGGTGATTTAGCAATACGTTACGGGTACTATCGTTATGATGATACGGTCATGTTCACAACTGTTATTCTATTAATTGTCCTTGTTCAATTTATTCAATATTTTGGCGACTTTATTGCGAAGAAAGTTAATAAACGATAA
- a CDS encoding MetQ/NlpA family ABC transporter substrate-binding protein, which translates to MKKVIYLLISILLAGTLAACGSSSAPSTGESAAEKKELVLGGTIPYSDMLELGVKPYLEKKGYTVTIKEFNDYVQPNKALDNGSLDANLFQHEVYMNAFAKENNMELTSVITVPTAPIGVYSNKYKTLDEIENGSTVAIANDPTNLARGLTVLRDNGLIEFNSDIDPLKASEKDITSNPKELKFQPVEAAQLPRTLESVDLAAINGNFAIAAGLDLTKALVRDKLPDNIINRVVVLTKNKDEQFVKDIKEAVESDEFKKVIEEEFQGFHKPDWMTK; encoded by the coding sequence TTGAAAAAAGTTATTTATTTATTAATCTCAATTTTATTAGCGGGTACATTGGCAGCATGCGGATCATCCAGCGCACCATCAACGGGTGAATCAGCAGCTGAAAAGAAAGAATTAGTACTGGGTGGAACGATTCCATATAGCGATATGCTAGAACTTGGTGTGAAACCATATCTTGAGAAAAAAGGATATACTGTAACAATAAAAGAATTTAACGATTATGTTCAGCCTAACAAGGCGCTTGATAATGGTTCATTGGATGCAAACCTTTTTCAGCATGAGGTTTATATGAATGCCTTCGCAAAAGAAAATAATATGGAATTAACAAGTGTAATCACAGTACCTACTGCGCCAATAGGTGTTTATTCTAATAAATATAAAACACTTGATGAGATTGAAAATGGCAGTACAGTGGCTATAGCTAACGATCCTACCAATTTGGCTCGTGGTCTTACAGTTTTAAGGGATAATGGCTTAATTGAGTTTAATAGTGATATAGATCCGCTAAAAGCATCTGAAAAAGATATTACTAGCAATCCGAAAGAGCTTAAGTTTCAACCAGTTGAGGCAGCGCAATTGCCAAGAACACTTGAATCTGTTGATTTAGCAGCCATTAACGGTAACTTTGCAATAGCAGCAGGTTTAGATTTAACGAAAGCCCTAGTACGAGATAAGTTACCTGATAATATCATTAATCGTGTTGTTGTGTTAACAAAGAACAAAGATGAACAATTTGTTAAAGACATTAAAGAAGCAGTAGAATCAGATGAATTTAAAAAGGTAATTGAAGAAGAATTCCAAGGCTTTCATAAACCAGATTGGATGACGAAATAA
- a CDS encoding 2-keto-4-pentenoate hydratase yields the protein MKKEGDQKVFGNLAAALIAAEKQSKLIPRWTIQYPKLTEEDGYQILDHYIQQFQQQGEKLIGYKLGYTSEPMRKQMGIETPCYGYIFDRHITNAVQDKHWEKWVHPKMEPELAVILKKDIPHSLSILEWEEAIDRIYLVAEIVDSRYEHYQFKLPDIIADNNSIGAVIVNEQDAISFADFTKDLTVKVWNGDQLIEDGSTKSVMEHPINALNWLADKLNSHGKCLHKGDFIITGGLTKAIDIKSTHEWKIELYDKGSTLRKLTL from the coding sequence ATGAAAAAAGAAGGAGATCAAAAAGTATTCGGAAATTTGGCTGCAGCACTTATTGCAGCTGAGAAACAGTCAAAACTAATTCCACGCTGGACTATTCAATATCCAAAATTAACTGAAGAAGACGGTTATCAAATTCTTGACCATTACATCCAGCAATTCCAACAGCAAGGTGAGAAACTAATAGGATATAAGCTTGGCTATACAAGCGAACCAATGAGAAAGCAAATGGGAATAGAAACCCCTTGTTATGGTTATATTTTTGATCGTCATATAACTAATGCTGTTCAAGATAAGCATTGGGAGAAATGGGTTCATCCAAAAATGGAGCCAGAACTGGCCGTGATTCTCAAGAAAGATATCCCACATTCTTTATCTATTTTGGAGTGGGAAGAAGCGATTGATCGAATCTATTTAGTAGCAGAAATAGTTGATAGTCGATATGAGCATTATCAATTTAAGCTCCCAGATATTATTGCTGATAATAATTCAATTGGTGCCGTTATAGTTAACGAACAAGATGCCATTTCTTTTGCAGATTTTACAAAAGATTTAACCGTGAAAGTATGGAATGGTGATCAATTAATTGAAGATGGTTCAACTAAATCAGTTATGGAGCATCCGATTAATGCATTGAATTGGTTGGCCGACAAATTAAACTCACATGGTAAATGTCTTCATAAGGGGGACTTCATTATTACCGGAGGGCTAACTAAGGCGATTGATATAAAATCAACACATGAATGGAAAATCGAGCTATATGACAAAGGCAGCACATTAAGAAAACTTACATTATAA
- a CDS encoding LLM class flavin-dependent oxidoreductase — protein MTKQIILNAFEMNSAMHNSHGLWKHPENKRHRRYKDLDYWIDLAKLLERGKFDSVFFADVLGIYDVYQASKAPSIRDGLQVPLNDPAMLVSAMAAVTENLSFAVTVSTTYEPPFGNARRFSTLDHLTKGRVAWNIVTSYLPNAAKNFGLEDMIKHDERYQIADEYLEVSYKLWEQSWEDDAVVEDVEHHTLVDPSKVHEINHEGTYFNVEGPHLSEPSLQRTPVLFQAGTSNSGLEFASKHAECIFVGGPTPERIREYTADIRKRAEKHGRNPEHIKIISFLNVVVAETTEEAERKFEEYNKVWSADAAKAQYGASGYDVAEFESLDPNEPFEYKKSTEGGHYKAATLTKDAPKKLTVGEVLNRFESIDRSSYIVGNPTEVADAIQHQFEVSGVDGFNLNHLVTPGDLEAFVDLVIPILQERGLYKKDYAKGTFREKLFPQGKSVLPDDHPGASYRREYAEKK, from the coding sequence ATGACTAAACAAATCATCTTAAATGCGTTTGAAATGAACAGTGCGATGCACAATTCACATGGATTATGGAAACATCCAGAAAATAAGCGTCATCGGCGCTACAAAGATTTAGATTATTGGATTGACTTGGCAAAGCTATTGGAGCGGGGGAAATTTGATTCAGTGTTTTTCGCAGATGTACTCGGAATCTATGATGTTTATCAGGCCAGCAAGGCTCCATCGATTCGAGACGGGCTGCAAGTTCCTTTAAATGATCCTGCCATGCTTGTTTCGGCAATGGCTGCTGTCACTGAAAATCTGTCATTTGCTGTTACTGTTAGTACGACCTATGAACCACCATTTGGAAATGCAAGACGTTTTTCAACGTTAGATCATTTGACTAAAGGAAGAGTTGCATGGAATATTGTTACTTCATATTTACCAAATGCAGCCAAAAATTTCGGGTTAGAAGATATGATCAAACATGATGAGCGCTATCAAATTGCAGATGAATACTTGGAAGTTTCTTATAAGCTGTGGGAGCAAAGCTGGGAAGATGATGCAGTAGTGGAAGATGTGGAACATCACACGCTTGTCGACCCGAGTAAAGTCCATGAAATTAATCATGAAGGGACGTATTTCAATGTGGAAGGACCGCATTTAAGTGAACCTTCCTTACAGCGCACACCAGTCTTGTTTCAAGCAGGCACGTCTAATAGCGGCCTAGAATTTGCTTCTAAACATGCAGAATGCATCTTTGTGGGTGGACCAACACCTGAAAGAATTCGGGAGTATACAGCTGACATTAGAAAACGTGCCGAAAAACATGGACGCAACCCAGAACATATAAAAATTATTTCATTTTTAAACGTGGTTGTAGCAGAAACGACTGAAGAAGCGGAACGGAAATTTGAAGAATATAACAAAGTTTGGAGCGCCGATGCGGCTAAGGCTCAGTATGGTGCAAGCGGATACGATGTAGCTGAATTTGAAAGCCTTGATCCAAATGAGCCATTTGAATATAAAAAGTCAACTGAAGGTGGGCATTATAAAGCAGCCACTTTAACAAAGGATGCGCCAAAAAAATTAACAGTTGGTGAAGTACTGAACCGCTTTGAATCGATAGATCGCAGTAGTTATATTGTTGGTAATCCAACAGAAGTAGCAGATGCGATCCAACACCAATTTGAGGTATCTGGTGTGGATGGGTTTAATTTAAATCATTTAGTCACGCCTGGTGATTTGGAAGCTTTTGTTGATTTAGTAATTCCAATTTTACAGGAACGAGGCTTATACAAAAAGGATTATGCCAAAGGAACATTTCGTGAAAAATTGTTTCCGCAAGGTAAGAGTGTTTTACCTGATGATCATCCTGGCGCAAGTTATAGACGGGAATATGCTGAGAAAAAGTAA
- a CDS encoding methionine ABC transporter ATP-binding protein — protein sequence MIELKNITKEFKSKTGRIVGVDNVSLTIQKGEIFGIVGYSGAGKSTLLRCMNILERPTSGEVIIDGVDLLNLSSKNLRKARQSIGMIFQGFYLVSSKTVFENVAFALKAAGVDKGIIEERVNELLELVGLKDRIHQYPAQLSGGQKQRVSIARALANNPKVLLCDEATSALDPSTTKSILSLLKKINKELGLTIVIITHEMEVVKEICHRCAVMENGKVVEQGATYDIFSDPTNPLTRKFIQTILNFDLPDKLLENVRGTLIRLQFWGDMAAEAVVSDMLQTYPVQGNILHGKVEYIQDVPLGIFIMDLNGESQALENAINYLRSRVSKVEVVAYE from the coding sequence GTGATTGAATTGAAAAATATTACAAAAGAATTCAAAAGTAAAACAGGACGTATTGTAGGGGTTGATAATGTTTCCCTTACCATACAAAAAGGTGAGATATTCGGTATTGTAGGCTATAGCGGTGCTGGTAAAAGTACGTTGCTGCGCTGTATGAACATTCTTGAACGACCAACTTCGGGTGAAGTGATTATTGATGGGGTTGACTTGCTAAACCTTTCAAGTAAGAATCTTCGAAAAGCAAGGCAATCTATAGGCATGATTTTTCAAGGCTTTTATTTAGTATCATCCAAAACCGTTTTTGAAAATGTTGCGTTTGCGCTGAAAGCGGCGGGAGTTGACAAAGGTATCATTGAAGAAAGAGTGAATGAGTTGCTTGAACTAGTGGGTCTTAAGGATCGAATTCATCAATATCCGGCCCAATTAAGTGGCGGACAGAAACAAAGGGTAAGTATAGCTCGGGCATTAGCTAATAATCCAAAGGTGCTGCTTTGTGATGAGGCAACATCTGCCTTAGATCCTAGCACAACAAAATCCATTTTATCGTTATTAAAAAAAATAAATAAAGAATTAGGGTTAACCATTGTGATCATTACTCATGAAATGGAGGTTGTAAAAGAGATCTGTCATCGCTGTGCTGTTATGGAAAACGGGAAGGTCGTAGAGCAAGGTGCAACTTATGACATCTTTTCAGATCCGACGAACCCACTAACGCGAAAATTCATTCAAACGATTCTAAACTTTGACTTACCTGATAAGTTGCTAGAAAACGTTAGAGGAACATTGATAAGGCTACAGTTTTGGGGAGATATGGCAGCTGAAGCGGTGGTTTCAGATATGCTCCAGACATATCCTGTTCAAGGTAATATTCTTCATGGAAAGGTGGAATATATTCAGGATGTGCCATTAGGTATATTTATTATGGATCTGAATGGTGAATCGCAGGCTCTAGAAAATGCAATCAATTATCTTCGCAGCCGCGTAAGTAAAGTGGAGGTGGTTGCATATGAGTAG